A genomic segment from Dermatobacter hominis encodes:
- a CDS encoding low temperature requirement protein A, producing the protein MDDDAAEVVPGEQGGAIELRDRESVVPIELFFDLVFVLGFTQCTASMVANPGWAGVGHALLVLATLWWAWELFAWVTSVVEPEEGWVRMAMLGATVALLIVAISIPEAFGERAADFAVAYAVVRLVHIGLYVSAARRRAGIRRAVGRFAISTVLVIALLGASTFTTGAAQVALWLAAIAVDGFAVLLGDPSWPILPSHFAERHNLVIIIALGESIVAIGTGVTVALSAPVVVGACLGATVAAALWWMYFDVVSLVTEQRLQKAPEGRDRTKLARDSYSFLHFPMIAGIVLLAFGMEGVLAEIEEPLDLVHVVALYGGASLYLLAHVALRLRNARSVNVERLVAAVLLVGMVAVGVRVDALVAIILLNVVVWAVIAYEAVFVYDERRYRLRHGMEEAEIGSSPVADAPVES; encoded by the coding sequence GTGGACGACGACGCGGCCGAAGTTGTGCCGGGAGAGCAGGGCGGTGCGATCGAGCTGCGCGATCGGGAGTCCGTCGTCCCCATCGAGCTCTTCTTCGATCTCGTCTTCGTCCTGGGCTTCACGCAGTGCACGGCGTCGATGGTCGCGAACCCGGGCTGGGCCGGCGTCGGGCACGCCCTGCTCGTGCTGGCCACCCTCTGGTGGGCCTGGGAGCTGTTCGCCTGGGTGACGAGCGTGGTGGAGCCGGAGGAGGGCTGGGTCCGGATGGCGATGCTCGGCGCCACCGTCGCTCTGCTGATCGTCGCGATCTCCATCCCGGAGGCGTTCGGCGAGCGGGCCGCCGACTTCGCGGTGGCCTACGCCGTGGTCCGGCTCGTGCACATCGGCCTGTACGTGTCAGCGGCCCGACGCCGGGCCGGCATCCGGCGAGCGGTCGGGCGCTTCGCGATCAGCACCGTCCTCGTCATCGCGCTCCTCGGCGCGTCGACGTTCACGACCGGCGCCGCCCAGGTGGCGCTGTGGCTCGCCGCCATCGCGGTCGACGGGTTCGCGGTCCTCCTCGGAGATCCGAGCTGGCCGATCCTGCCCTCGCACTTCGCGGAGCGGCACAACCTCGTGATCATCATCGCCCTGGGTGAGTCGATCGTGGCCATCGGGACCGGGGTGACGGTCGCGCTGTCAGCCCCGGTCGTCGTGGGCGCGTGCCTCGGAGCGACGGTCGCCGCGGCGCTGTGGTGGATGTACTTCGACGTCGTCTCGCTCGTCACGGAGCAACGGCTCCAGAAGGCGCCGGAGGGGAGGGACCGGACGAAGCTGGCGCGCGACTCGTACTCGTTCCTCCACTTCCCGATGATCGCGGGGATCGTGCTGCTCGCGTTCGGCATGGAGGGAGTGCTCGCGGAGATCGAGGAACCGCTCGACCTCGTCCACGTCGTCGCGCTGTACGGGGGTGCCTCCCTCTACCTGCTCGCCCACGTCGCACTCCGCCTCCGCAACGCCCGTTCCGTGAACGTCGAGCGCCTCGTGGCGGCGGTGCTGCTGGTCGGCATGGTGGCGGTCGGTGTCCGCGTGGACGCCCTCGTCGCGATCATCCTCCTGAACGTCGTGGTCTGGGCGGTCATCGCGTACGAGGCGGTCTTCGTCTACGACGAGCGGCGCTACCGCCTGCGGCACGGCATGGAGGAGGCCGAGATCGGCAGCAGCCCGGTCGCCGATGCGCCGGTGGAGTCCTGA
- a CDS encoding alpha/beta fold hydrolase produces MSSFEEWAARSTRLPVDGLSVALYDSASWGDADPDDPVLTYCHGYPSSTHDIEPVWERLGGWRLVAIDLIGFGASDKPRGDRLTIHRQADAVEAAWRELGVASTVLQSHDYGVSVGQELLARRAEGGLAVDVTAAVWHNGGLYPDLHRPTVGQQLLRDPDHGAEVAASMTEELFRSGIEVTWGERVPLTDEVVHEMWVGLSRDGGSAMAHELLHYMDDRKEHADRWRGALERSGLPMTFVWGDLDPVSGAHVMERLRERMPDATLLPLADVGHWPTLEAPDEVAAAVESHRPDI; encoded by the coding sequence ATGAGCAGCTTCGAGGAGTGGGCGGCGCGGTCCACGCGCCTGCCGGTCGACGGCCTGTCGGTCGCCCTCTACGACTCGGCGTCGTGGGGCGACGCCGACCCGGACGACCCGGTGCTGACCTACTGCCACGGCTACCCGTCGTCGACCCACGACATCGAACCGGTGTGGGAACGGCTCGGCGGCTGGCGCCTCGTCGCGATCGACCTCATCGGGTTCGGTGCCTCTGACAAGCCCCGAGGGGATCGGCTGACCATCCACCGCCAGGCCGACGCCGTCGAGGCGGCGTGGCGGGAGCTGGGCGTCGCCTCGACCGTCCTCCAGTCCCACGACTACGGGGTGTCGGTGGGCCAGGAGCTGCTGGCCCGTCGTGCCGAGGGCGGGCTCGCCGTCGACGTCACCGCTGCGGTCTGGCACAACGGCGGGCTCTACCCGGACCTCCACCGTCCGACGGTCGGCCAGCAGCTCCTCCGGGATCCCGATCACGGTGCCGAGGTCGCGGCGTCGATGACCGAGGAGCTTTTCCGCAGCGGGATCGAGGTCACGTGGGGCGAGCGGGTGCCGCTCACCGACGAGGTGGTCCACGAGATGTGGGTGGGGCTGTCACGGGACGGCGGGTCGGCGATGGCCCACGAGCTCCTCCACTACATGGACGACCGGAAGGAGCACGCCGATCGATGGCGCGGCGCCCTGGAGCGATCGGGCCTGCCGATGACCTTCGTGTGGGGCGATCTCGATCCGGTCTCCGGTGCCCACGTGATGGAGCGGCTCCGGGAGCGGATGCCCGACGCCACGCTCCTGCCGCTCGCCGACGTGGGCCACTGGCCGACGCTCGAGGCGCCCGACGAGGTCGCCGCCGCCGTCGAGTCCCATCGGCCCGACATCTGA
- a CDS encoding nuclear transport factor 2 family protein: MEPSPVAIASAFSLHRFGETYEHLSPDIRWRNVGGDEHVGRDEVVATCDRASAYFAGIDATVSIDRTITAGDDVVVETTGTYVEGGSTAVVASCDVYGFRAGLLVSITSYNVDLGD; the protein is encoded by the coding sequence ATGGAACCCAGCCCGGTCGCGATCGCCTCGGCGTTCTCGCTGCACCGCTTCGGCGAGACGTACGAGCACCTGAGCCCCGACATCCGCTGGCGCAACGTCGGGGGTGACGAGCACGTGGGGCGCGATGAGGTCGTGGCGACCTGTGACCGGGCGAGCGCGTACTTCGCCGGCATCGACGCGACGGTGTCGATCGATCGGACGATCACGGCGGGCGACGACGTGGTGGTCGAGACGACCGGCACCTACGTCGAGGGAGGGAGCACCGCCGTAGTGGCCTCGTGCGACGTGTACGGGTTCCGCGCCGGCCTGCTCGTCTCGATCACCTCGTACAACGTGGATCTCGGGGACTGA
- a CDS encoding VOC family protein yields the protein MALRLESFTVDARDPKALAGWWAEALGWVVCSEDADGGEVNLCERVDPDGSHPYPELSFVGDGDPDGGQERIHLDLNSSSTADQEATVARLIDMGATRADVGQAPDAPFTVLADPEGNHFCVLDPRPEYAHLGTIAGYTLAAHDAAALRDLWAAATGWTVTRDDPDYVVLTPPDGGTPLEIITRPTMPRGDAKDRIHIDVAPGPQDDQGAQVDRLVALGARRADIGQTGDESWVVLADPEGNELCVLSPRP from the coding sequence ATGGCGCTGCGCCTCGAGAGCTTCACCGTCGATGCCAGAGATCCGAAGGCGCTCGCCGGATGGTGGGCCGAGGCGCTGGGGTGGGTGGTGTGCTCCGAGGACGCCGACGGCGGCGAGGTGAACCTCTGCGAGCGGGTCGACCCCGACGGCAGCCACCCCTACCCGGAGCTGTCGTTCGTCGGCGACGGTGATCCCGACGGCGGTCAGGAACGGATCCACCTGGACCTCAACAGCTCGTCGACGGCCGACCAGGAGGCCACCGTGGCGCGCCTCATCGACATGGGCGCCACCCGGGCGGACGTGGGCCAGGCCCCCGACGCGCCCTTCACCGTCCTCGCCGACCCCGAGGGGAACCACTTCTGCGTGCTCGACCCCAGGCCCGAGTACGCCCACCTCGGCACGATCGCCGGCTACACCCTCGCCGCCCACGACGCTGCGGCGCTCCGGGACCTGTGGGCGGCTGCGACCGGTTGGACGGTCACCCGCGACGACCCCGACTACGTCGTGCTCACCCCTCCTGACGGCGGCACCCCGCTCGAGATCATCACTCGTCCGACCATGCCCCGGGGCGACGCCAAGGACCGGATCCACATCGACGTGGCGCCGGGACCGCAGGACGACCAGGGCGCCCAGGTCGACCGGCTCGTCGCCCTCGGCGCCAGGCGTGCCGACATCGGCCAGACGGGCGACGAGTCGTGGGTCGTCCTCGCCGACCCGGAGGGCAACGAGCTCTGCGTGCTCTCACCCCGGCCCTGA
- a CDS encoding alpha/beta fold hydrolase, giving the protein MTTRRTLMFTAVVLAAALVGCARQSVDEAAGHQPAELDTVDHETADHAPAAEPSSRRARPTGEIDRLVPVGPGVARMHLTCTGEGSSTVLLLAGFGDAGDSWGAITPELRDRARVCLASRLGTGTSDTPPSDQTFATQAADLHHALDAAGERGPYVVAGHSFGGDEAVLFASRFPDDVAGLLLIDASPPAWPDAVCSVPDDGSETARGFRDTCATIAAASGNPERLDGRRAFSEAAAIGTLGDLPMRVLTRAEVSYPGLAVEPARRLAETWHDGQVHWVSLSSASRLVEVPASGHHIQVDRPGIVVEHLRALLR; this is encoded by the coding sequence ATGACGACCCGACGCACGCTGATGTTCACCGCCGTGGTGCTCGCCGCTGCACTCGTCGGCTGCGCACGGCAGTCCGTGGACGAGGCCGCCGGCCACCAGCCCGCCGAACTCGACACCGTCGACCACGAGACCGCCGACCACGCGCCGGCGGCCGAACCCTCATCGAGACGAGCTCGACCGACCGGCGAAATCGACCGGCTCGTCCCCGTCGGACCCGGCGTTGCCCGGATGCACCTCACCTGCACCGGCGAGGGCTCCTCCACCGTGCTGCTGCTCGCCGGCTTCGGCGACGCGGGCGACAGCTGGGGAGCCATCACGCCGGAGTTGCGGGACCGGGCTCGCGTGTGCCTGGCGTCCCGCCTCGGCACGGGGACCAGCGACACCCCGCCGAGCGACCAGACCTTCGCCACGCAGGCCGCCGACCTCCACCACGCGCTCGACGCGGCAGGGGAGCGCGGGCCGTACGTCGTCGCCGGGCACTCGTTCGGAGGCGACGAGGCGGTGCTCTTCGCATCCCGGTTCCCCGATGACGTCGCCGGGCTCCTGCTGATCGACGCCAGCCCGCCCGCCTGGCCGGACGCCGTGTGCTCCGTCCCGGACGACGGCTCCGAGACGGCCCGCGGGTTCCGGGACACCTGCGCCACGATCGCTGCGGCGAGCGGGAACCCGGAGCGACTGGACGGCCGAAGGGCGTTCTCGGAGGCGGCGGCGATCGGCACGCTCGGTGACCTCCCGATGCGCGTCCTGACCCGGGCCGAGGTGTCGTATCCCGGCCTCGCCGTCGAGCCGGCCCGACGCCTCGCCGAGACCTGGCACGACGGACAGGTGCACTGGGTCTCGCTGTCGTCGGCGTCCCGTCTCGTGGAGGTGCCCGCCTCGGGCCACCACATCCAGGTGGATCGACCCGGGATCGTCGTCGAGCACCTGCGGGCGCTGCTGCGCTGA
- a CDS encoding copper-translocating P-type ATPase has protein sequence MSPSPDTDHHAALDGGLATAPAPDAHGDHRHADHGAGHAGHGAHGGHDEHAGHDPEMFRRRFWVSLLLTIPLVVTSEMVMDWFGYALEFPGIDWVGPVLGSVVFVWGGWPFLQGGWREIRDRRPGMMLLISMAISVAYVASMVTSFGWFDLDFWWELAALVTIMLLGHWQEMKAIGQARGALAALAELIPDDAEVVGPDGGVTTVAIGELAVGDTVLVRSGGRVPADGQIVDGAAELDESMITGESRPVAKAAGDDVVAGTVSTDSALRVRVTAVGDDTALAGIQRMVADAQASSSRAQVLADRFAALLFYVATAAALLTFILWAALGDIDAAVVKTVTVLVIACPHALGLAIPLVIAISTAVSARAGILVKDRLALERMRTVDAVLFDKTGTLTKGAHVVTGVAATDGVSEAEVVAIAGAVESDSEHPLARAITARATAAGELPTATDFRSRTGRGVEATVDGVGYSVGGPALLRELDADVPPDLEAPAAEWSGRGAAVLYLFRGDDILGAFALEDEIRPEARQAVGELKDMGIEVVMITGDAQQVADAVGAELGLDRVVAEVLPEDKDRAVAELQHQGLRVAMVGDGVNDAPALARADVGLAIGAGTDVAIESAGVVLASSDPRAVTGVVRLSRASYRKMVQNLGWAAGYNVVAIPLAAGVFAWAGLDLSPAVGAILMSLSTIVVALNAQLLRRVQLQPGER, from the coding sequence ATGTCCCCGTCGCCTGACACCGACCACCACGCAGCGCTCGACGGCGGCCTCGCGACCGCCCCAGCGCCCGACGCCCACGGCGATCACCGCCACGCCGACCACGGCGCGGGTCATGCAGGCCACGGCGCTCACGGAGGCCACGACGAGCACGCCGGTCACGACCCGGAGATGTTCCGGCGCCGGTTCTGGGTCTCGCTGCTGCTGACGATCCCACTCGTCGTGACCAGTGAGATGGTCATGGACTGGTTCGGCTACGCCCTGGAGTTCCCCGGCATCGACTGGGTCGGCCCGGTCCTGGGCTCCGTCGTCTTCGTGTGGGGCGGGTGGCCGTTCCTCCAGGGCGGGTGGCGAGAGATCCGTGACCGCCGGCCCGGGATGATGCTGCTGATCTCGATGGCGATCAGCGTCGCCTACGTGGCGTCGATGGTCACCAGCTTCGGCTGGTTCGACCTCGACTTCTGGTGGGAGCTCGCTGCGCTGGTGACCATCATGCTGCTGGGCCACTGGCAGGAGATGAAGGCGATCGGCCAGGCCCGAGGCGCGCTGGCGGCGCTGGCGGAGCTCATCCCCGACGACGCCGAGGTGGTCGGGCCCGACGGCGGCGTGACGACGGTCGCGATCGGCGAGCTGGCCGTCGGCGACACCGTGCTGGTCCGCTCCGGCGGCCGCGTGCCCGCCGACGGGCAGATCGTCGACGGCGCGGCCGAGCTCGACGAGTCGATGATCACCGGCGAGTCGCGCCCGGTCGCCAAGGCGGCCGGCGACGACGTGGTGGCGGGCACCGTCTCGACGGACTCGGCGCTGCGGGTCCGGGTCACCGCGGTCGGCGACGACACCGCCCTCGCCGGGATCCAGCGCATGGTCGCCGACGCGCAGGCATCGAGCAGTCGGGCCCAGGTGCTCGCGGATCGGTTCGCGGCGCTCCTCTTCTACGTCGCGACGGCTGCCGCCCTGCTGACCTTCATCCTCTGGGCGGCGCTCGGCGACATCGACGCCGCGGTGGTCAAGACCGTCACGGTGCTGGTCATCGCGTGCCCGCACGCGCTCGGTCTCGCGATCCCGCTCGTGATCGCGATCTCCACGGCGGTGTCCGCCCGGGCGGGGATCCTCGTCAAGGACCGCCTCGCACTCGAGCGGATGCGCACCGTCGACGCCGTCCTGTTCGACAAGACCGGGACCCTCACCAAGGGCGCCCACGTCGTCACGGGTGTCGCGGCGACCGACGGCGTCTCCGAGGCGGAGGTCGTCGCCATCGCCGGTGCCGTGGAGAGCGACAGCGAGCACCCGCTCGCCCGAGCGATCACGGCCCGCGCCACCGCAGCGGGCGAGCTGCCGACGGCGACGGACTTCCGCTCCCGCACGGGCCGAGGCGTCGAGGCGACCGTCGACGGCGTCGGGTACTCCGTCGGCGGACCAGCCCTGCTGCGCGAGCTCGACGCCGACGTGCCGCCGGACCTCGAGGCGCCCGCAGCGGAGTGGTCCGGCCGGGGGGCAGCCGTGCTGTACCTGTTCCGGGGCGACGACATCCTCGGCGCCTTCGCCCTCGAGGACGAGATCCGTCCCGAGGCCCGCCAGGCGGTCGGCGAGCTCAAGGACATGGGGATCGAGGTCGTCATGATCACGGGCGACGCCCAGCAGGTCGCCGACGCCGTCGGCGCCGAGCTCGGGCTCGACCGGGTCGTGGCCGAGGTCCTCCCCGAGGACAAGGACCGAGCCGTCGCAGAGCTCCAGCACCAAGGGCTGAGGGTCGCGATGGTCGGTGACGGCGTGAACGACGCACCGGCGCTCGCCCGCGCCGACGTCGGCCTCGCCATCGGCGCCGGCACCGACGTGGCCATCGAGTCCGCCGGGGTGGTGCTCGCATCCAGCGACCCTCGGGCCGTCACCGGGGTCGTCCGCCTGTCGCGGGCCTCCTACCGGAAGATGGTCCAGAACCTCGGGTGGGCCGCCGGCTACAACGTCGTCGCCATCCCGCTCGCTGCCGGCGTCTTCGCCTGGGCCGGGCTCGACCTCTCACCCGCCGTCGGGGCGATCCTCATGAGCCTGTCGACCATCGTCGTGGCCCTCAACGCCCAGCTGCTCCGCAGGGTCCAGCTGCAACCCGGCGAGCGCTGA
- a CDS encoding MerR family transcriptional regulator, which translates to MDHDDGSATDGEALRVDELSARTGVPVRTIREYQTWKVLHPPRKVGRVGIYDRSHVDRLADIARLQDRGYSIAAIRDLFDAWDRGAGLRDVLGVRGAIGAPADEAPLELTARQLHDLVPQIADAPPLMRRAVDVGLLWPRRDGFVVRSPALLQLVSDTVGAGVGVDAALDVAEAVTSAADEVGRAASGAVAALLGSDPADREALLRTGRILLARAIATHAIDRVGRHLLADPTVPAELANAIEAARLGTVATPAGRPSTPAADA; encoded by the coding sequence GTGGATCACGACGACGGATCAGCGACCGACGGCGAGGCCCTCCGGGTCGACGAGCTGTCGGCGCGCACCGGCGTGCCCGTCCGCACCATCCGGGAGTACCAGACGTGGAAAGTCCTGCACCCGCCCCGGAAGGTCGGGCGCGTGGGGATCTACGACCGGTCCCACGTCGACCGGCTCGCCGACATCGCCCGCCTCCAGGACCGCGGCTACTCGATCGCCGCGATCCGCGACCTCTTCGATGCGTGGGACCGCGGCGCCGGCCTGCGCGACGTCCTCGGCGTCAGGGGCGCCATCGGTGCGCCCGCCGACGAGGCACCGCTCGAGCTGACCGCCCGGCAGCTCCACGACCTCGTCCCGCAGATCGCCGATGCGCCGCCGCTGATGCGGCGCGCGGTGGACGTCGGACTGCTGTGGCCGCGCCGCGACGGCTTCGTCGTGCGGAGCCCGGCGCTCCTGCAGCTCGTGTCCGACACGGTGGGTGCCGGGGTCGGGGTCGACGCCGCGCTGGACGTCGCCGAGGCCGTGACGTCCGCGGCCGACGAGGTGGGCCGGGCCGCGTCGGGGGCGGTCGCCGCCCTGCTCGGGAGCGATCCTGCGGACAGGGAGGCGTTGCTGCGCACCGGTCGCATCCTCCTGGCGCGGGCGATCGCCACCCACGCGATCGACCGCGTCGGCCGCCACCTCCTCGCCGACCCGACGGTCCCCGCCGAGCTCGCGAACGCCATCGAGGCCGCCCGGCTGGGCACGGTCGCGACGCCCGCCGGGCGGCCGAGCACCCCCGCCGCGGACGCCTGA
- a CDS encoding phosphotransferase yields the protein MISADTATALLEALRSSVGDPALCYRSAPAPLAGGFYAEMLRFRLDGAPPELDRELVARIVPNPELGRFEAAVQGGVADQGFPTPVVRLTCDEHSPLGRFLVVMDLVDGHPPLAGLGAAKVLTGLPTLVRHLPDQLAGIAARLHALDPDPVEERITTARTDVPSTTTGFVEHQVTVARSLDAGALVAAGEDLLATMPTGALRVVTHGDLHPFNLLEGPHGTILIDWTLGAIAHPAFTLSFTQLLLDHPPVGLPRAAAGALRPITRRMSARFLDSYRRRAPDAAAHLDADQMAWHRKVHALRILVEIEGWDAGAGRPPGHPWTSLEPVARSILALPPLSG from the coding sequence ATGATCTCGGCCGACACGGCGACGGCCCTCCTCGAGGCGCTGCGATCCTCGGTCGGCGATCCGGCCCTCTGCTACCGCAGCGCGCCGGCGCCGCTCGCCGGCGGGTTCTACGCCGAGATGCTCCGGTTCCGACTCGACGGCGCTCCGCCCGAGCTCGATCGTGAGCTGGTGGCCCGCATCGTGCCGAACCCCGAGCTCGGCCGGTTCGAGGCCGCGGTCCAGGGCGGCGTGGCCGACCAGGGCTTCCCCACCCCGGTCGTGCGCCTGACCTGCGACGAGCACTCCCCGCTCGGGAGGTTCCTCGTCGTCATGGACCTCGTCGACGGCCACCCTCCGCTCGCCGGGCTCGGCGCGGCGAAGGTGCTCACCGGCCTGCCGACCCTCGTCCGCCACCTCCCCGACCAGCTCGCCGGGATCGCGGCGCGCCTCCACGCGCTCGATCCCGACCCCGTCGAGGAGCGCATCACCACCGCGCGGACCGACGTGCCCTCCACCACGACCGGCTTCGTCGAGCACCAGGTCACCGTGGCGCGCTCGCTCGACGCCGGTGCCCTCGTCGCCGCAGGTGAGGACCTCCTGGCGACCATGCCCACCGGTGCCCTCCGCGTCGTGACGCACGGTGACCTGCACCCCTTCAACCTGCTGGAGGGACCGCACGGAACCATCCTCATCGACTGGACCCTCGGGGCGATCGCGCACCCCGCCTTCACGCTGTCCTTCACGCAGCTGCTGCTCGACCACCCGCCCGTCGGCCTCCCGCGAGCGGCTGCCGGAGCGCTCCGACCGATCACCAGGCGCATGTCCGCGCGGTTCCTCGACTCGTACCGCCGCCGCGCCCCGGACGCCGCGGCGCACCTCGATGCCGACCAGATGGCCTGGCACCGCAAGGTGCACGCGCTGCGGATCCTCGTGGAGATCGAGGGGTGGGACGCCGGGGCCGGCCGACCACCGGGCCACCCGTGGACCTCGCTCGAACCGGTCGCCCGGTCGATCCTGGCGCTGCCTCCGCTGAGCGGCTGA
- a CDS encoding sensor domain-containing phosphodiesterase: MRPIVDASRIDQVLGDASIRTVFQPIVDLDARGVVAYEALSRGPAGSPLERPDLLFAAARDSGRQLELDELCLSRAIDRAVELPPGCGLFVNVEPSTLTSAVVGRTAPIAAAGDRTVVLEVTERAIDRAPATLLAGIAAAREHGWLVALDDVGVEAASLAFLPVIRPDVIKLDMGLIHGRPDRDLGRTMAAVMAESERRGTVVLAEGIESDEHVERAISLGASLGQGFHFGRPADAQELDGGSVQELAIRPVDPGRTIALSPYDAVVATGQHIRSARKDVLLQISHHLEEQAGADPGTPMVLSAFQHARHFTAATARRYARLAERCALVAALGVDMAPAPVPGVRGGLLIGGDPLAGEWSVVVLGPHYAGALLAKDLGDSGDSGDSGVADGDRRFDYVVTHDRSLVELAAESLLRRVALTESVSQGR; encoded by the coding sequence GTGAGGCCCATCGTTGACGCGTCCCGGATCGACCAGGTGCTGGGCGACGCGTCCATCCGAACGGTGTTCCAACCCATCGTCGACCTCGACGCCCGCGGCGTCGTGGCGTACGAGGCGCTGTCGCGCGGCCCTGCCGGCTCGCCGCTCGAGCGACCCGACCTGCTGTTCGCGGCCGCACGGGACAGCGGTCGTCAGCTGGAGCTCGACGAGCTGTGCCTGAGCAGGGCGATCGATCGAGCGGTCGAGCTCCCGCCCGGGTGCGGTCTGTTCGTGAACGTGGAGCCGTCCACCTTGACCTCGGCCGTCGTCGGACGGACCGCTCCCATCGCCGCTGCGGGCGATCGCACCGTCGTCCTCGAGGTGACGGAGCGGGCGATCGACCGCGCCCCCGCGACGTTGCTGGCCGGCATCGCCGCCGCCCGAGAGCACGGATGGCTCGTCGCGCTGGACGACGTCGGTGTCGAAGCCGCCTCCCTCGCCTTCCTGCCCGTCATCCGCCCGGATGTCATCAAGTTGGACATGGGGCTGATCCACGGCCGGCCCGACCGCGATCTCGGCCGCACGATGGCCGCGGTGATGGCGGAGTCGGAGCGGCGCGGCACGGTGGTGCTCGCGGAGGGCATCGAGTCCGACGAGCACGTCGAGCGTGCGATCTCGCTCGGTGCGTCCCTCGGGCAGGGCTTCCACTTCGGCCGCCCTGCCGATGCTCAGGAGCTCGACGGCGGGTCGGTGCAGGAGCTGGCGATCCGCCCGGTCGACCCGGGACGCACGATCGCCCTCTCGCCCTACGACGCCGTGGTGGCCACGGGCCAGCACATCCGATCGGCCCGCAAGGACGTCCTGCTGCAGATCTCCCACCACCTCGAGGAGCAGGCGGGCGCCGATCCGGGGACGCCGATGGTCCTCAGCGCGTTCCAGCACGCTCGTCACTTCACCGCAGCGACCGCACGGCGGTACGCACGCCTCGCCGAACGGTGCGCGCTCGTCGCCGCGCTGGGGGTCGACATGGCCCCGGCCCCGGTCCCGGGCGTGCGGGGCGGTCTGCTGATCGGCGGCGACCCGTTGGCGGGGGAGTGGAGCGTCGTCGTGCTCGGCCCGCACTACGCGGGCGCGCTGCTGGCGAAGGACCTCGGCGACTCCGGCGACTCCGGCGACTCCGGCGTCGCCGACGGGGACCGACGGTTCGACTACGTCGTCACCCACGACCGATCTCTGGTGGAGCTCGCTGCCGAGTCGCTGCTGCGGCGGGTCGCCCTCACCGAGTCGGTGTCGCAGGGCCGCTAG
- a CDS encoding alpha/beta hydrolase family esterase, whose product MGRRSIVMAVVAAFAVVAAGCGATPGGPASPVATRPPPGATGPSAGCGTTTQGPVTDAADTVSVDGVVRRYTITVPPEHVVGTTAPVPLVLDFHGLLEGWAGTHPFATQFSAKAGAEGFAVAYPIGSDDGIYWDVSLQEANPDLRFVDALVDRLETSMCIDRSRLYITGLSYGAFMTSMLMCMRANTFAAAAPVAGIRNPCTATERRVPFVTFHGTSDPILPYPAYAAVPQAIATKYGCVDEPSTTTLRPDPDPSTHGPIIRTVWDCGAVGSAVESYRIGGGGHSWPGSQFFSWIGGIVGPTASSIDATDVIWDFFGQHHL is encoded by the coding sequence GTGGGGAGACGCTCGATCGTGATGGCGGTGGTGGCCGCCTTCGCCGTGGTCGCGGCGGGCTGCGGTGCGACACCCGGCGGTCCGGCGTCGCCGGTGGCGACGCGCCCGCCGCCCGGTGCGACCGGCCCGTCGGCCGGCTGCGGGACCACGACCCAGGGCCCGGTCACCGACGCCGCCGACACCGTGTCGGTCGACGGCGTCGTCCGGCGGTACACGATCACGGTGCCGCCCGAGCACGTGGTGGGCACGACCGCTCCGGTCCCCCTGGTGCTCGACTTCCACGGCCTGCTCGAGGGCTGGGCCGGCACGCACCCGTTCGCCACGCAGTTCAGCGCCAAGGCGGGCGCCGAGGGGTTCGCGGTGGCGTACCCGATCGGGTCCGACGACGGCATCTACTGGGACGTCTCCCTGCAGGAGGCCAACCCCGACCTGCGGTTCGTCGATGCGCTCGTCGACCGGCTCGAGACGTCGATGTGCATCGATCGGTCGCGGCTCTACATCACCGGTCTGTCCTACGGGGCGTTCATGACCTCGATGCTCATGTGCATGCGGGCCAACACGTTCGCCGCGGCGGCGCCGGTGGCCGGCATCAGGAACCCGTGCACCGCCACCGAGCGCCGGGTCCCGTTCGTGACGTTCCACGGCACCAGCGACCCGATCCTGCCGTACCCGGCCTACGCGGCCGTGCCGCAGGCGATCGCCACGAAGTACGGGTGCGTCGACGAGCCGTCGACCACCACGCTGCGACCCGATCCCGACCCGAGCACGCACGGCCCCATCATCCGGACGGTGTGGGACTGCGGAGCGGTCGGTTCCGCAGTCGAGTCCTACCGCATCGGCGGCGGCGGCCATTCGTGGCCGGGGAGCCAGTTCTTCAGCTGGATCGGCGGCATCGTCGGACCGACGGCGAGCTCGATCGACGCCACGGACGTCATCTGGGACTTCTTCGGCCAGCACCACCTGTAG